A stretch of DNA from Arachis hypogaea cultivar Tifrunner chromosome 19, arahy.Tifrunner.gnm2.J5K5, whole genome shotgun sequence:
AGCAGTTTCATCAACCCAGTTGtttgatttcatgttttattaaaaCAACACCAGAAAGAAGGTCATTTACCTATCAGAGCCAAAATCCTCCAATTCAAGAATGCTCCAATAAGATAAGTTAATGATACCCCACAACAAATCATAAGCTGTCAACATAATAATAAGGATTTGGaataatgcaatgcatgaaatatgTAAAACATGATGCAAGTAAAAGGACATTTGAGAGAATATTTTATCACTTTACCTGATGAACCGTGGTGAATCCTCCTCGGAGATTCTTCGGTGTTACTTCTGCTACATAAACTGGAACCTGTTATGttatataaaagggaaaaaaattatttgtgtttcttttgacttTATCAGCTGAATGCAATTTGAAGTTTGAACTGAAATTATAAGAAAGTTTATGAATCTTAACATTACCATAAAAGATAGAAGGCCCATCCCACACCCTACCAACAATCTTCCAATGTAAAGCCACCAAGCAACCTTCAATCAAGCAGCAAGTGTTAAATACCAAGAATCTTAGCGCCGGTGTTAAATACCAACAATCTGCAATGTTGTTGCACAAAAGAAGGAAATATATATGCACAACAGCACAAGGTTGTTGCACAAAAACACAGGctgtttgaactttgaagcttAATATAGGTTTGTTTAATGTTATTTATAAAGCACCGAGAGAGAAACTATTACAACAGGCTCCCAATATAAACTGCTATTGTATATGCTTGTTATAAAGCAGAGGCCTAGATCATTAACAGAAATATGACTAAGATTTAACTCCTAACAAAATAAAGCAATGTATAGATCAATATCGCTGCCTTTTATTATTCAAGGATAAACTTCAATGAGTGACCTCATACCAAATATGGTGTTATTTTATAGTGACTGAATCTGGCTTCCAAGAAGagcttcttccattctttttctTCCCTCTCTATCAAATTGATGAGGGGAAATACATTACATTTATAGAAACAAGAACCATTAAAAGATTTCTTTAAGTAAGCAAGCATATCTACTCAATAGTAATGTCTTATAGTTTTCACTATAATTGACAAGACAGAAGTCACAACCATAGTTTCACTCTAATTGCTATTCAAAATGATTGATTAAATTCAGCACTCCAAGTTGTAAAATGAAAATGGTGGCCACTCATTAAGATTATTAGCCAAAAtccaatgaaaaataacaaatgcagaaaaatgaaaaagagaatcaaGCCACTTTAAAAGAGAATTGATGTTCTCTTCACGGATGCTATTGAGAGGTtgctttattatattatttagtatatatttataacaataacTTAATGCggcaaaatttaattattattatatgcatGCTTTTATATCAGATGGGATGTAAATACCATTAACAATCTTCCAGACTACATGATATTGTGCTTCCTAGCGCTTTATACCACTATCAATGAAATGGCTTTTGATATCTTCAAAGATCATGCAGTCAAGTGGCTTCCCTATCTCAAAAAAGCTGTATGTACTATACTTTTCCTAAGTTTAATCAAGTCTTATTAACTCTTAATTAGATTCCTAAATTAATGTTTTCACTATTATCTACACAATTATTATGAGGATTCATAAATTGATTGATATGTCTATACTTATGATATCAGTGGTGTGATTTGTGAAAATCGTTTCTGCAAGAAGCAAAATGGTCCAACAACAAAGTTGTACCAGGATTCAAGGACTACTTAGAAAATGGTTCAGTCTCATGCTCAGGCGGGGTTTTTCTTACTCACTCCTTCTTCTTACTCAATCAAAAAATAACAGAGCCAGCACTTCATTCGTTAACTAACTACAGTGGATGAGAATTGATGCATAGAAACagatcacaagtaacaaaacaatgctcttcaaaagatttttttttcttttttaaaaaaaaacattcataATGCATTTATGATGAAAAGAAGTTtttcttaaattatttatttaagacAAACAGCAAGCCAAATCATAACAAAAGCAAAATCCAAATCAGAACAAAAGTAAAATCCCTAACCAAAAATCAGTACAAAAGGAGAGTATGAAATAAGTACCACAATCATTTCAATTAAGCAGAGAAAGAATATTAGCAGAGAAATAATATATTAAGAATTCATGAAGCAGCAAATTATGACCAGAATAAACATGACCAGAATTTCTAGATTTAGAAAATAGGATATTACAATTAGGTCATAGTTTACACCTGAAATATGGGATTTCCAAATGAAACTAAAGTTGGCTTTGAAAAGAGTTCAGTAACAGTCAGAAAATGATACCTGGTTTTTGTGAGTTCGATTGAGAGAGAGCGGAGAAGGACCAAAGTAGGAGGAGCTACGACGGCAACAGAGAGAAGGAGCGACTGTGTGGCACGGCAGCAACGGAGCGACAGGCAGCGCCAGCAAGAGGAGCGACAGTGGTGGCGCGAGCAAGAGGAGCGACAGTGGCGGCGCGAGCAAACTGAGTGATGGTGGCGCAACCGTGAAGTGGTCTGAAATTGTGTTTCTGAATGCAGAAAAGAAGTGGAAtgcagaaaagaaaagagaagaaaagaaaatgataaaaattttttttctgaaCTCGGGGCGGGAAGTGGGCGCGGACTCGTGTTTTTAGCAATAAAAATCGACGGTATGTATgtcgattttattttgaaaaaaaatcaacgTTCTTAGCGTCTATTTTATACATTCAATTCACatcatttatttgattttaaaaaaaaatctggaacgTTCAAATTTATCGACGAAAATgttgtcgatattttaaatataaaaatagacgCTATGTCTGtcgattttaaatttttaatataaaagtattttcatCCCCCGCTTTATATTTTAAGAAACAATCTGGAACGTTTAAATTTATCGACGGAAACgttgtcgatattttaaatataaaaatagacgCTATGTTTGtcgattttaatataaaagtattttcacCCCCCGCTTCGTATTTTAAGAAACAATCCGGAACGTTTAAATTTATCGACGGTAATgttgtcgatattttaaatataaaaatagacgCTATGTCTGtcgattttaatataaaagtattttcatCCCCCGCTTCGTCTACAATATGAtgataattaaaagagatttaatgCATCATCAAAAAATCGACGACAAGACTgtcgattttattattttatttttaattattattttttttaaatatcgacGGCAAGCCGTCGAAAAATATCGACGGGAGAGATAGCCGTCGATTTTTTTCGTCGATAAAtacgctttttcttgtagtgttagaaaagattttgaaattaagttttgaaaaagatatgattgaaagatatgattgaaaatttaaattgaaaaagatttgaaaaggaaattaaaaagatttgattttgaaaattgaagttgattacttgactaacaagaaactaaaagatatgattctaaaatttaaagattgaacctttcttaataggcaagtaacaaactttaaaatttttgaatcaatcacattaattgttagtaaagattttgaaaatataaaacaaaataagaaaaaagatttttttgaaaatcaatttgaattttcgaaaatatgaaagaaaaatgaaaaagatttgatttttaaaaaaaatatttgaaaaagatagaatttttaaattgaaaatttgatttgactcataagaaacaactaaattttcaaaatttatgagcaaaaaaaaagggaaagatatttttttatttttgaatttttaatgaagaaagagaaaaacaacaaaaagactcaaaacatgaaaattatgaatcaaaacacacaatgcatgcaagaacactttgaatgtcaagatgaacaccaagaacactttgaatgtcaagatgaacatcaagaacatgtttttgaaaatttttaagaaaagaaaaacatgcaagacaccaaacttaaaaatttttaatgttgagacactaactatttgaaaatgcatatgaaaaacaagaaaagacacaaaacaagaaaatttaaagatcaaataaggaaaatcattaagaacaatttgaagattaatgaagaacatatgatgaattttcgaaaattaaaggaaaattaaaaatatgcaattgacaccaaacttacaatttgacactagactcaaacaagaaacacagaattatttttggttttatgattttgtaaatttttttttttggatttttcgaaaaaattattttgaaaaagaaaaataaggatttcaaaatttttaataagaattccaggaatcatgcaatgttagtctaaagctccggtccaggaattagacatggcttactagccagccaagcttttagtGAAAGCTCCAGtgcaaaacactagacatggccaatggacagccaagcttcagcagaacattacatacaacagctaatttgatgagaaagacaaagaagctcttctaaggataagtgaaacctcggtccaaaagattagacatggcttaacagctagccaggattcaacatatctcatgaaactctagaattcattcttaaaaattctaaagtcatagaataatttattttcaaattattttgtttttttttttgaaaatttttttcgaaaataaaaataaaaataataaaaacaagaagcttaaaattataataaaattacctaatctgagcaacaagatgaaccgtcagttgtccaaactcgaacaatccccggcaacggcgccaaaaacatggtgcacgaaatcgtgattgtttgCTCCccatcaacggcgccaaaaacttggtgcgcacgttcataatcttaattctttttcacaactccgcacaactaaccagcaagtgcactgggtcgtccaagtaataaaccttacgtgagtaagggtcgatcccacggagattgtcggcttgaagcaagctatggtcaccttgtaaatctcagtcaggcagattcaaatggttatggagatttgataattaaaatataattaaaatataaaatagggtagaaatacttatgtaattcattggtgagaatttcagataagcgtatggagttgcttttgttccttctgaacctctgctttcctactgctttcatccaatcattcatattcctttccatggcaagctgtatgttgggcatcactgttgtcaatggctacttcccgtcctctcagtgaaaatggtccaaaggcgctgtcaccgcatggctaatcatctgtcggttctcgatcatgttggaataggatccattgatccttttacgtctgtcacacgcccaacactcacgagtttgaagctcgtcacagtcatcccttcccagatcctactcggaataccacagacaaggtttagacttttcggatctcaagaatggccgccaataattctagcctataccacgaaggttttaatattagattagaaacccaagagatacacattcaagcttgtttccaTGTAGAactgaagtggttgtcaggcacgcgttcataggtgagaatggtaatgagcgtcacataatcatcacattcatcatgttcttgtgtgcgaatgaatatcttagagaagaaatatgcttgagttgaataggaaaacaatagtactttgcattaattcataaggaacagcagagctccacaccttaatctatggtgtgtagaaactctaccgttgaaattacataagtgataatagtgttcattggcttcggccccagagggggaaccagaatgaccaagacCTCGGTCtgaggactaaacgtccaaagatataaaataaatcactaaaaggtagcttttatactaaactagtagctagggttacagaaaataagtaaatgatgcagaaatccacttccgagacctaattggtgtgtgcttgggctgagcattgagctttacacgtgtagaggcttctcttggagttaaacaccaggttgcagcctatttctggcgtttaactctagtttgcaacttgtttctggcgtttaacttcagaatagggcaacaaactagcgtttggacgccagtttgcgtcTTCAAAActcatgcaaagtatggactattatatatttatggaaatccttggatgtttactttccaacgcaattgagagcgagccaattgggtttctgtagctctagaaaatctacttcgagtgcagggaggtcagaatccaacagcatctgcagtccttcttcagcctctgaattagatttttgctcaagtccctcaatttcagccagaaattacctgaaatcacagaaaaatacacaaactcatagtaaagtccagaaatgtgatttttatttaaaaactaataaaaatatactaaaaactaactaaattatactaaaaactatgtaaaaacaatgccaaaaagcgtataaattatccgctcatcagtaaccaTAGTAGCCTAGCACGGAGGGAAAGCAACGTGACATACCTATTTCGGAAGTAAATTAGGGTATGAGACGTCCAAGTGCAAGCCAACTACAACAGCAATATATAGCGAAGGCTCAAGCATCTCTattaatattagaaataaatataaGTATGTATAAAAATCACCAATACCAATTTATCCCCAACTTCTATCAATCTTTCAATATCCCTAAAAAAACACCACCAATAACAACAGGAAAACAAGTGGATTCTTATCAAGTAGTCACCAAATTCATACTTAACTAAATAGCCACCAAGATCCACCAACTGTGTATTACTTCATCAAATAGTCACCAAATTCATACTTAATTAACAAACAAGAAAACAAGTGGATTCTTATCAAGTGAGGATGATGAAGTTAATGATAATTCCTTTTATTTTCCAAACACTttggtaaaagaaaaaaattctttCACTACGAACAAAActcacttttaatttttctcAAATGACTATCGAAAGaggaaataaaatataataaccaAGTTATAAATCAGAAATTGCacaatgaaataataaaaaataaagaagggCAACAAATGAAATCAAACCATCTAGCTCAAATTGAAAAAAAACCTTAAGTGAAGCAGTTGCAAATTTTGACCAAATATCTGAGCTCAAGATCCACTAGgaaattttataacttttttttgggattttttcaAAACTAAACATAATAAAGAATTTTTGTGATTTACCTGTTCTCTTTGTCCTTGAGGGAAATAGAAAACTCTTCTCATTCCCCCCCGCCAAACTGATGTTACTAATGTTAGCAACAAACTGTTAGGAACAAACACAAATGTTAGCGAAATATCTACCAAACAGGACCCATCATGTTACTAATGTTAGCAACAAACACATCTGAAAATGAAATTAAGGGAAACCCAAACTGAACCCAACAAAATATCTGCCAGTTAAAAGGCTAATATTAAACTCCATCCTATCATACCTGGTCAATGTGTGGTGGAATTtgctttatttcaattttaatttcttgttcaatCCTATATCAGCACAAAAGACAGAATGCATAATAAATCTATAGCATATACAGTTGAAATGCATTAACTTAACAGACTGTAAATTACATACAAATTAAAGCAGTCCCAATAAGTGATCAAGTTAACTACTAAACCAAGATGCTCAAATCTCCCTGAGCGACCGACCTGTATATCTATATATGATCCGTTAGAACAGGAAATCAGTGTCAAGGCAAATAAATTAGGAAGGGAATGAGGAAAAATCAGTATACCCTGGGGAGATAAGTTTCTGAATTCTTGGGAAAATCAATATTAATAACTATAGAAGGTTGGAATTCTAGGGACAAAAGCTTATCCGCCTGAAACCAAACAAAAAGTAATGTAAAAGAAGGGATTAGGAACCAACTCTTACTACTAAAGAAACAGAATGAACATACGAAGAGAATAAAATTGAAGATTTGTTTGTTCTCATTTAAAAGGATTGCAACTTTTCAAATAGTTTATGCATGTCAACCACTTTTATAAATGAGTAGAAGTTGAGGCAAAAAAGCATTTACCTCATCCATAACATGATTAGTTCCCATCAGTTTGAATCATGGTAACAAAGCCAACATCAACACATATATAATCTAAACTAGGACAAAATTCTAAAAAcatgagaaaaaatattatagtaaAAATTTATGCCCATTGAAGCAAGCTTGCTCCCTGAGAAGTTCATTCAAACTAGCCTTGAACTACAATAAATATGATAGTCCTCTCAATCGAACTCATGGGAATCTAATAGAAAGATAAAGGTAAGAGGAAGAAGTCAAACCTTGAATAACATTGTTATCCTGGTCAATTTTTTCCATTGcaggaatgcaaaatgcagctgTTTTGCCTATCTCATTTTTAGCCCTTGCAAGAATGTCACTACTAGTAAGAGCAATTGGAATGCTTTCTTCTTGGATAGGAGAAAGCCTTTCAAAACCCTTCTCATATATTCCCATGAGCAACTTTCGCTTCAAAAAATAATCCTCAAATTCATTTCTTTTTGTTGCTGTCACATCTTgggaaataaaattaaagcaGATTCAATACCAACACTGGAATATATAACATAGAAATTACCTGCAAATCTTATAACCACAGAACCTTAAGTGGCTTACCCATAAATGGTATCATTAATTATGCCTTTCAAGTGGATATTGGAAACATGTAAATATGAAAAAACTAAATCGCACCGCAACAGGAAATCTAGCTCTGAAATTTTGTAAATGCCAATGATTGTACTGGTTAATTAAGATCGATTTATCTCAATTTCTCAGTAATTTAAGTAAATTAGTCAAAGCAGTTTGTATAGTGAAAACAGTGAACTGAATGCCTAATAGAGAGCAGGAATTAGGATATTAAAAATGACattggtaaataaaaaaagaagctaGTTAAATTCTATGACCAAAACTTCAAGAAGCATTTCATTATAAATGCACTGATATTATTTTCAGTTTAATCTCCCCCCCCACCTTAGTGAAGATCAAGACTGCTGTTGATCCTGGAAATTTTTTCAGGAATGAACAAAGCATTCCCACCAATCCAAGTAAGCACCTTAGGCAAACTATTTTAGTGTATCCACTGTcacattaatattctttttttaaaaaaaaactttgataatttgatatttgatcaTTTATTAGCCTCAAGTATATATAGGTTGTAGGACTCATGTTTGAACGTATTGTCTTGCAGGTGGTGGTACACCATTTAACCACAGCTTAGGAAGAAAACTCATGGTAAAGAGGATATGGTTACTCATCCTAGAACTCTTTATTATAAGATTATTGTACTTTGTTTAATAAGCATACATGGCCAATTTGCCCTTTGAATAATTGATCTAGCTTTATTGTAAATAgataatgtaatttaaaaattctatttaataaatttattgtttttattgtttaatttcaattttcttttataaatttcTAAAACTAGAAAAGACTGAATaagaatcaaaaataaaaatacaaaccaaatttacccttaatttttttcaaaatgacTATTTATTTGCTAAAAAtctatgattaaattttttatatattaataaggtTGTGTACaaattaagtttataattaaaagGGTACATATGTCCACTATAAAAGAATTGGAGCACATTATATGAAAATCaatacacaaaacaagacaaattaAAACAACAACCCTCCAACACTTAGCTATTAGCTAACACCAAAAGACACTATCAATATTAGCAGATGAATAAtgacaataataacaacaaatgaaTAATAATCTAAATGATCCAATTTTAGCATTAACAAATCAAAGCATTAAAGGTTGAATTTCAGCAACTGCAAATAATAtcaatttaaaatatcaaatattcgatgtttaagagagaaagaaaaaagaggtcGAGTGAAGTGGTTGTTGAAGTAAGGTATAGAGAGTGAGGGGTTACCATGTATTTAGCGCAGGGGTAATCGGCGGGGAGAATGCGCTCGTCGTAGAGAATGGACTGTGGTTCGGATTTTCCACCACCATCAAAGCAGTCAACAGAATCTCCGAAAAGTGTGGCAACGGTTATGTAAATGGCTGCCAGTGCCGCCAACAACCTCCGCGCCATGCTGGAAATTCAACACATACACATTATTCCATGCCATTCACTTAAGAATATCAAACATGCACACAAACATCGTTTCTGTCGAAACACATACCAAATTTtttcatatttgatgataaatttgagttatctaaaagataaataataaaggtAAATGCTCAAATTGGTAACTCAGAAAAAATACTAGACATAAAATTAGTCCTTATCATAAATTCAAACACTAAATTCATTTCCATATATATCACCAATTTGAGGGAAAAATGCAATCTTCCTAAGTTTGTCAGAACATAACATGTACCGTATTCAgtacaaattcgaaaattttacTCCAAAAATAAGATGATATAATCATAAAGCTCTATTTACATTTTCAATTAACCCTAGCTTTTAAGAAATGTTTTGATTTGGGGGAAATAGGTGAAACTCACGGAAAGTGAAGGATTGAGAGAAAGAGCAGAAGAGAGCTTTGAACGAGTAAGGATTCGATTACAGACAGAGCTCCATGATTTACTGATGCAAGCAGCAAAAGTGAACTAACAAGCCGGGAGCCTCGCCAGAATGTTCTGGAGAAGGTCCTTGTTCACCAAACCAAAACTTCCATCATTCCCGGTGaccatgaaaataaaaacaaaaaatcaaattcaaGAGCAAATAAACAGATCAAAGAAAAATTTGACCAAATAATTTACCTAAGGCTACATTCTAGATGCAGAGATAGAAACAGAGAAGTTAGAGAGAGATGACATAAACAACAAAGAGGGTAGGGGAGGCGAAAACAACAAAGTGAAGCAGAGCACACAAGGAGCAAAGGCGGTAGAGCAGATGAGAAAAGATGATAGAGGAAGGAGGCCAGAGACTGGTGGCACAGAGGAATGAAAGGAGATTTCCATTGGCTAATTGACGCGATAAGTAGTGAGCACTGAGGGAGTGCGAGCACCAGTAGAAACGGGTTAGGGCAGACAACGGAGGGAGCCCCAATAGATGAGAGAGTGCAAGCGCCGTGGATGAGCTCTGTTTGAGTGTTAGGGTTTTCAGAGCGTTAGTGTGTAATAGGGGAGAAGAGTAGAAGTCTAATGAGTTAGTGACTTAGCGTACCGTGTTTAGGAGGGAGTTTCTTTTTTTTAGTGGAACCTTTTTAGCACGCTTTTCTAGGGTGCCAATAGAGTTATTAGAAATTGGGATGCTTTAAAAACGTGCCAAGAACAAaaactttttgccacgctttaaaagtgtctctatttctctctatggccacgctttttaagcgtgacaagaaaaagcgtggccaaattcctaatcaattgccaccctcataaaagcgtggccatacgcctttttcttgtagtgaagatAGTAATTCTAGAAAcccgatgaagaaataagctcaaaaaaagagttacaaaaatgaaaaacatTCACACGAAGTTACAAGCTTAAAGGAACAAGATATAGATACAAGATAACAAGGCTTATGTAGATATATGAGTATAATAGTCATAAAGTACTAGCCTCAAACcacggagtttaggccgactagatatatataaaaatataacagagttttgaaagttaaaacagcatatacaatatctctctcaaagttagcctctaaggcaaataaagatacaaaagtgagagtagtAAACAAAATATCCAAAACGACTCCAAAATATGATAAAGATCCTCCACTCTGTCACCATCATgtaactcactgaggtgggttacgacctgcctatgaaaaacaacaacagaatatggtatgagaatcggaggtactcagcatggtaacagtacccagtaATATAAGGTATAAGATTCcgggatgccagaggcaatcctagaactccataTCAACCATAATATTCAAGCTTATAAAACAAGATAACAAAATCCTTAAACAGGTTATCTAACATAGGAGATTTCCAACTATCAGTTCATCGCTGTCCCACAGCATTCACTAGCCTAACTGCCATGCGATCCAATTGCCACCACCAACCGAAGCTCCTCAATCTCAGTAGGAAACACAAGTAATTCATACAAGTAAACCACAAGTGATTATCATgtatagcaagtaattcaagaagcaattaaGCATTGATAAACCCCCTTTTTAGCGTTTGTTTTTGTGTTGAATTTAAAGCATTTTATCaatcttttctcacatttattcaatgaaatagcatgattttatgATTCTCCCTCATTttatgcttaaatgtgaaaacatgcttttagacttctaatttgatgattttgatttacctttgattccactagatgccttgatttgtttgttaagtgatttcacgtagaaaaggctaggaatggatcaaatgagtgaagaggaaagcatgcaaagtggagaacacatggaaaagccaaagatttgagatgcatcatccacgcgcacgcgcaatgTACGCGCACGTGTGGAATTGAGTTTTCCTCGACTTACACCAAGTTCAATTCTTAGGCTACTTTGGTTGGCATTTCCGCGTCTACTTTTTTTTCTTGTGATTTGCATTGAACCTTCATATGCCTTCACTCTCAAGTTAAATCAAATGATTTTTGACTTATGCTAAGCTCACCATTTGATCTTGACTTGAATTTTCTTGGATATGGTTCATTCATTTGCAATAATTGGTACATTCCATTAGTGTAACCTTTTTTGATATTGTTTCCAACCTGCTTTTGGTTACACTAGTGCATGTCTCAACCTTGCACCACCAATTATTGCACATTTAGTAACCATGGGCATTGTTGATGATTCGTTTTCCATTGTATGCTTTTAT
This window harbors:
- the LOC112776683 gene encoding sugar transporter ERD6-like 5 yields the protein MGLLSFMVPVYVAEVTPKNLRGGFTTVHQLMICCGVSLTYLIGAFLNWRILALIGIIPCSAQVLSLPFIPESPRWLAKVGHLAGNENSL